TCTAACGGCTATTTCCAGTATGGTAATGCACattcaaactggtttcatgagcaTGGCAATGAGTTCTTCAGTGTCATTCCCAGTGACTGGCTCTGGGTCTAATGGAACACATTTTGGGATATGGTAGATTATTAGAAGAGGAGAGCCGCAGGTCACCATGGACCAGAATCCCAAAGGCATATTTCCAAAATCTTATGGAACTCACACCACAAAGAATCCAGGCAGTTTTGAGAGCAAATGGTGGTTCTACTGaatattagtatagtgtagtattccCAGTAAAGCACTCAATGAGAGTATATTCTTGCATTTTGGCATTTTATAATATCGTTATTTCAAAGAATTTTTTGCCACTGTCACCAATCGCAAAGGCAACACATCCTCCACCCACTCATTTGGTGAATCCATCATTCTTTGCCATAAAGCCACTTCCTTAGCCATGGAGTCCATCCAGTCCACTTTTGTGCCATAACTCTGCCCtgggagagagatggaaagcaacattataataataagctctattttttttaaacaatactcTAGATTATTTTTAGCAGTAGTCGTTGAGGTAGTAGGAgtatatgtatttttaaatgatcatttattacTAGCAGTACTATGTTTGCACGTGTTAAATCCAAAGCAATCGAATAATAAAATCTCGTAAACAGAAGGTACGTATTTAACTCTGGTTCTAAAATTATGTGGAGGATCAGCAGGACACCTGGGTCACTCATTAACAGATGGAAACATGGCCTGTTCAGACAGAATGGGGCAATCAACACACTTGTTATATAGTGCGTCCAGTGTGCTGCAGTGTCATCCAAAGAATCCCGAAATAAACATAACCCCACAGGGATTGAATGAGTGTACAACCTGGGGCAGGAGTGTTTCACCTTACTATGTATTTTTTGTGAGGCAACTGTCATTCTAATTTCTACATTGCAGGGgaaaacacaaggagaattcagacaaagcggaaaaggtaggtatagattgcgaatggaattctgacctctgattggtcgagacatctgtcactcaggatatatacaggaagtaggaaattgtgtatcttgatttcttgtacatgtgtggagttctgccttcactttaaaccatttttttcaatagtgcaactttaaatgttttaaagaaaataacaaacatatatttatctttataagaaaatggagttcattcagcgctgctttgaggaaggacgttcatatggtgtgattttggatatactgatatcTCACGTATATCACGTACTGACATATCACAGCGGATTAAAGATAAGTttgtgatctctaaaaacacaccaggtatgtttggaagaccaaactgttccagattaaaggatgtacctctataagagcagagctgtgatCATGCACACACCagtccactttctactgctgcagatactgctggacttcctgtagatcctgagtgacagatgccttgtccaatcagagggaagaattccattcgcaaaaactatacctaccttttccgctttgtctgatttgtccttgtgtttttggatgttattttgttttgaacTGGAACTGGACCAAACCTTCGGGACCAGTGTACGCTAATATTGGCATTTGCCTTTGTCATATAGGTGATAAACGGCCACTTACAATTTAACGATTGCATCCATAATTGAAGCAGACAAACCAGAAAAAGCCGATAGCAATAGTATAATCATAAAAGGTGATCAACAAATAGACAGGGAGCCTTAATTATCATCAccagagagcagggtcagctatgatacagcacccctggagtagagaaggttaagggccttgctcaatcgCCCAACAATGGAGCCtggtgatgctggggcttgaaccccattccaccaatcaacaacccagcaccttaaccacttgagctaccactgtccccAAGTTACTGAATTTAATCAATTTACTAAATTGATTAAGGACTTTATGAAATGCTTTACGAAACtttccttccataaatgcttTAGGGTCATGTTAGATCTGGGGACTATACTTGGAATGCTATCCCCAGGGAAGGATAAGTCTGGATACGATACCAGGCTACACACAAATTTTACTCTTCCATagaaaacaaatctaaaaaatgCTTAAACCCCTAAATCTACTAATCATAATAATATAAGTTTATGCTAAAGTAACATCACATTAAACCAAAAGAAATAGAAACACAAGTTTATAAACTCAGCAGCTCCAGTAAGAAGTCTGTACCCGTTCCCAGGCCGAGTCTCAGTCCTCCCACCAGGTGATCAGCCAGTCGGTCACGATCCCACACTGTGAGCTCCACACAGGCCTCCTTCAGGTCCTCTGTCCTGAATCCATCATACACCATTGTGTGGTTAAAGACAGGACTTGCTGTCCTCTTTAACACCCGTGTCTTCTGGCAGCTCTTTTTGCTGGTGTCTGGCAGCACATAACTGtacacaacaaaacatgacatattaacattaatcttgaactttttctTAAACTGAAAGGAAAGTCTTGTAGACAAAGGGTGAGTTGTTTAATGAAAAGAACgtggaacaacaacaaaaatggcTTTAAATGAACTTTATATGAATGTCCATCATAAGAAGGCATGTATTGTTTTGCACTGCTATTTTACTTGCTAACTAATACACcagtttaaattattatatctGTAACAAACGATAGCAAAGATCCTGTTTGTGGATTCTGAAGATTCTGAATTTGCACTAAAAGGGGCTTTTCATCAAGCACAAACTTCTATTTTAACTAATTTATAAAATAGccttattttaataataaaataaatttacataaGAGTCAGCAGTATCAATTCTGTTAGGATCTCCACTAGCTAAATCAGAGTTTCAGCTTTTACGAGGTCTGATTGCTATGATGGCATTTCAGGGccactgttaaaaataaaaggatatatagtaaaataaaagaacaacTACTTTGCCTTAAGTTTAGCTATaatttcactttcttttttgaATGACCTCCAGTGCTCTTACATATTGTATATACAACTGTACATATTTTAGagtctgaaatgtttttaatgttggACCTGGTgtgatacagcttatataagtAGCAGGGACATGATTTTAATTCTCCTGCAGTGTACAGACATGCCAGAGACCATATTTTGCAAAGGAGGACATTAAATTGAGCCGATGGCTTCGTTAGTTGTTACGATTGCACAATATAACAGCAGAGCAACAAAATGAAAGCTTAGAGTCGTAAACCAACAGCTGATGCTCTTTGAGGACATTACCATTTCACATACGGGTTTATAGTCACACCACGGATCAGAGGCAGGTTCTTGCAGTCTCGGACCCAGATGTGAATTTCACCTGAGCCTAGGGCTGATTTCGCTGGAAAAGAGCAATAAAAGCATTAATTAGAACCAATAAAATAATCTTAACTCATTCTATGGACCACTTTTTTACAccaatcagctataacattctgggcactgacaggtgaagtgaataacacagtgcatgacaggtcagggctgttttggcagcaaaaggaggaccaacacaatattaggccggtggtcataatgttatgcctgattgatgtatATTCACTTCAGAACGCTTTGTAGTGTTCACACTTAATGCTGCTTGTCTTGAGTTCCTAATTGAGTCTCGTTCCTCAGAAGGTTCCTCTCCATTTCTTGTTACTGTCTCTGGATGTTCATTAGCAATGttcattaattcaattttatttatctatataagGCAACGACTCTCTGTATAATCTAAAGGCAACCCGTTCTAGACAAGGGATTTTTCTGACTCAAACTTCAAAGAAGTTTGAAAGTTTGCCTGAAGGATTTTACAAAAATTGTTCAATGTGTGGTCAGGATTAGGCTCCCAATGGCTGGATTCGAAATGTAAAGAAACTGCAGAAGTCAGAGTAAAGTCATCAGCTCTTACAAAGGGAGATGTGAGGTAAGAACCGCATGGCCAGTCTCATCTCGCCTCTTTCTTCGGTGGACAGGACGCTGCTTGTGTTCTGAAAGGACAAAATacaaattcatttaaattacaaaatTCTATTACACCATTACTCAAAGTTCTTAGAtggaaataaaattatttttagaattGAGAAAATTAGAAAAATTATTTAAGATTTAGAGCTGAAATCATACACTTAAAAAATATCCATAATATTGAaaccagctgcctaatattgtctagGTCCCCCGTGGACTCCACAAGaactgtgctgtggtatcttatcttatcctgtcctatcttatcttatcttatctcataatatcctatcttatcttatcttatcttatcttatcttatcttatcctattttatcttatcttatcttatactTATATTTATAGCTTTGATACATATTGAGCATAGGTTTGGTGGTTAATGGAATGAACTTCcactagatgtctgaacagttGAGTCACTGGCATCtgggtgaagacctacctcttcatGAAATACCTAaactatcttatcttatcttatcttatcttatcttatcttatcttatcttatcttatcttatcaggCACCGAGACTTTTGCAGCAGATCAACTCCAAGGACCGACGCCTGCCTGATATATGCCAACCTTTGACAGGTTCCATTATAACaatcagtgatattcacttcacctgctagtggttttaatgttatggctgatcggagTAACATATGCATTGAATTCCTAAAAAGAGCCATAATATACCCTTGGTTTGAGGGGTAAGGAGTTAATCCGAGGGCCTTCAAAATCCCACTTAGAAAGGTCAATCTCCGCCTCTCCCAGGAAGCTGTTGCGACCAAATGTGTCATTGTGCCAAACAGACAGGTTAAGGATCTGGGATTTTAAGTACTCCATTCGAACTCTATActgtaaaatatgaaaatattgtGGTTAAAATTGATCACAgtatttaaatgtgtaaaatataagtaaatatgtttttaataatcTTTACCCTTAGAATCTCATTATACGTAGGGTTCAAGGTCTTCTTTTTCACTgacgtttttctttttcccaaaTTGGCAGTGTCAGGTATAAGATAACTCTTAACATACCTAAAATAAGAGCAAGTATGAATAAGCACCTAAATTGGatcaaatatacacacctgCCACTTTATTAGGGACGCTTTCATGCagattatccaatcagccagtcatgtggcagcagcacaatgcagaaTCTCAAGCAGATACAATTCAAGAGTGGAAACAACTTTGAGGTCAGAAGAGAACGCCAAGACTGGGTCAAGCAAGACTATGGTAACTCAAATGACCAATCTTTTTAGatgtgttgagcagaaatgcatctcagaacacacaacatgttGAATTTTGACTGGATAATTGGATGAATGAGTCTCAGGATaagtgtttctattaaagtctGTGTATATTATGCGTAACAGACACTGAGGTAGTACAAACATTCTAATCTACGCACGGGTCAGATCGATTCCTCTTCACATCTACAGCAGCCAGATTTTGGCACTGTACTACAAAGATGTGGAACTCCCTCAGCTTCTGGACATAGTTGATTGAAAACTGGATAGCCCCTTGAACTTCAATATTCCCAAAGTCCACACTGGAAATACTCATTATGCTCCCGCTCATCTGTGGGTGTCAAACACATGATGTGGCAATGAGGGGCAGGAGGaggagtagtagcagtagcCATTGTtgtagtagtgatagtagtaatagtagtagtagtatcagtaataatagcagcagtagtaatagcagtagcagTTGTAGtagtaaaagaagaagaagaagaagaagtcatgGTAGTAATAaaagcattaataataatagcagtagtagtagtagtagtaatagttgtagtagtagtagaggaagaagaagaagaagaagaagaagaagagctagtaatagtagtattaataataatagcagtGAGAGTactagtggtagtaatagtagaagaagaagaagtagtcgtggtagtaatagtagcattaatagtagtagtagtataagaaggagaagataaagaagaagaaaaagtggTAGTAACAGttgtattaattataataatagtagtagtagtagtagtagaagcagtagcagtaatatttgtattaatattaGCAGTCGCACTAGCAGTAGCactagcagtagtagtagtagattatgataatattatgataATGGAAGTGACAGCTGCAGATAATCTGGATGACTGTTGATATCCTACAGAGACGGTCAccagaaaatctaaaaaatcataaatcaaatataaataaaaaaataaataaaatctcataCAGAAGACACTGTGGCCATGCGTGAGTTGTTGTTGAGTTCAGCCTGGGGGCTGCTGTTCTTCCAGTGCTTGCCACTGTGGGAGCTGCACTCCGACTCACTCTCATCTCCATCATTCTagataacaaacacaaaaaagaaaaatcataaaatatataaatatatcgaTATTAAATTACTGACCCTCAGTTACTGCTGAAATGAACCCTCTAACAAATCTCAGTTTTATTGTGTGCTGTGAACATCCTAACCAGTCTGAGATagcattcatttatatttctgtaggTTTTGATAAATCATGGAAAAATAATGCAAAGAGTTTCATcagatattttcacattttctcaaAGAACAAAAAGATTCCATTCCATAAAATCATAGCGTACCTCATTGTCCAGGAAAGAGGGAACGGATTTGCTGATTTTCCTCAAACGCTCTTTATcagagaaggaagaagaagatggcGATGGAGTGCTGGAGACTGGATGCATGatacaaaacataaaaaaaatacacacaaacctctGCTTTACACTTCAAATTCTTAGAATGTCTAGTGGAAACCTTTTTTGTATAGGTAGAAAGCGTCATACTTGCGTAGCTGCTAGGCATGAAATCATCcatatgtttgctttttttaCTTTGTCCTAAAGAAAAATAGACCACAacaaaacatattaaaatgcCTGAGCTCCTTGTTTCTGTGCTGCACTGGACCAAAATAGGTTTACCATTACCACAGGAATGGACATGACAATGTCCAAAGACTTGTCGTTACACATCGAGGGTGAAAATCAattacagatatacagatgtTGCATTGTAATCGTTTGACAGATATTTCAAAACATCCACTTAATTACATCTACAAAAGGAATTTCCACATGACTCATATTTTGTGCCACAGTGAATACAACTAATGCTCACGTGGTACCGCTGTGATGTCTTCAAGGCTTTTATGGTATACGGGTCTAGTGGACGCCCGTCTCAGCACTTCCTGAACTAGGCTCACCTCAGTGGCTGGCACACATGtgaaacagaattaaaaaagaGAGCGGTAATTAAAGACTAGATCAAACCTACAATAAGGATATATATACAGGATAACAAAGCTGAAGTATACTGCAACACTGGAGTAAATACACAACAGTTCTTTCCTCcaaaacccccccaaaaaatcaaACCTAGTGTTGGAttctattataaaaaataatagatgGGTCTTACTCATGGTTTAATGTTTATATGCAGATACAAGAGTTAGTTTGTAGTAAGAACACCAAATTGCATGCCATGTGATATCAATTCACAGCTGCTAAATTCTTTGAGCTGGTAAAAATGTGAACTATGGGCAAAGTAACTCAGTTTTAAACATCCCCTTAAATTTAACGTCATTAAACTGTAATATTTTCTGAGAACAAGATCTATTAATAAGAGAATAAGAGAATAAGAGCCAATTTATTGGGACATTTCAGCCCTCACACAAGGCCTTCATATGAGCTAGAATGTCATGGTCGTAACTCAATACAGTGACTTTATTTTAGATaatgtgcacttttttttacactatacatataattaCAGCGAAATTAGGGCAGTCCTTACAGTGCAATTCACATATAAAGTGGTGCAAACTATACATCcattttaacatattaaatagTAATACATAAGTCAATTATCTTAAGTGACATATAAGGTATAAATAAGTATGtagatattttatatacacagatcaggcagaACAAtctgaccactgacaggtgaagtgaataagactgatgatctcctcatcattgtgcctgttagtgggtgggatatattaggcagcaagtgaacattttggcctcaaagttgatgtcagaagcaggaaaaatggacaagtgtaaggatttgagtgagtttgacgaagggccaaattgtgatggctagaccactggatcagagcatctccaacactgcagctcttgtggggtgttcccagtctgcatgatggctgatggctgtggcctctttcagcaggataatgcaccgtgccacaaagcagaaatggttcaggaatggtttgatgagcgcaacaaccagtttgaggtgttgacttgaccttcaaattccccagatctcaatccaatcgagtatctgtgggatgtgctggacaaacaagtctgatccatgaagGCCCCGCCTCAcatcttacaggacttaaaggatcttggtgccagattccacagcacaccttcagggatctagtggagtccatgcctcgatgggtcagggctgttttggcagcaaaagggggactgatACATGATATTACGTAGGtgggcataatgttatggctgatcggtgtagatagaaatatatagatataaataagtCACTGCACAATAGTCGAACATAGGGATTTGCATATAATGAAAAGTGGCATTAAAATGTCACAGAATGTAAACATGTCaaataatagaaaatgtaaAGCACAGCAGAATGTAATCATATTGAGTAATATATGAATAGACACATACTGAGGTATACAGAGAATGTAAACTTAAAGTTTTTGGGTATAAAAATACTGGATCAGATTGCTGCGATCcttcagtttgtgtgtatgtgtgtgtgttcacaagcCTGCAGCATTTAGCTCCTGTATGGTGCTGGAGTAGAAGCTGTTCTTAAGTCTATTGGTTCGGACCAGAGGGCTGCAGGTTAAATAAGTGACTTGCATTGTTATTTACACTTCACCTATAGcagtttaaagcattaaagcaTTAAGCATTCAATCAGTAAAGATtcagaaaccaaaaaaaatgtatgtctTACAGTTTGCACTTGTCCCAGAAAAGGATTCATCTCTGTTTAAGGTCATGGGCTTGACCACTTCGCTCGTATGTGCACTGGGTCGCAGTCCCCAGCTCCCTCTCTTGGTGCAAAGCTCTGCATCATCTATAGGAACATCAGCTTTCTCAGGACAGCACCTCACACTACCACCTGTCTGAAATGAGGTGCACACTAATTCACTCTTCTGCTCTGTACCTTGGGGGGAAATGTGCTTGCCTCTGTTTTCTGTGATTCCCAGATAATGCTGGTAGTCTCGTGGAACAAACGACCTGGCAAGAGGTTGAGAATCAGGATCCTCAGAAACGCTTCGGTCAGTGGCTTTATGCTTACTCTTGGTCATCTCTGGAGACTTTTTCACCTGTAAATTAACTTCTGGTGTTTTTGTAGAAGGCAACACTGTACTTTCTGTCGTCTGTGGGAGGACCACATCAGATACTTTCCTGGACTGCGAGGGTAAATCTTCACCCTCACTTTCCACGTTTATTGCAAACATGCTGGTGGCACGTCGAAGCGAATTTGCTCTTCCATTTAAAGTTCCTTTGCCACTGCTTCTAGTCTGATTTCGGAATTCTTTATTGAGCATCCCTTGAGTTCTTGGAGATGATGTGTCTTTTGGAGATAACTTTGAGCCACTCTTTGGCTGAGGACAATGGGATGATCTCAGAACATCTGGCTCAGTTGGTGAGTTAGCTGTGGTACCAATATCAGGATATATGACAGCAGTTTTCTCTCTTGAAGACACTCTGTCTGCCTGGTTTGGGCTAGCATCCACCAGTTCAAACTGAGATACCTCTTTGTGAGTTTTTGCATGTTTAACTTCCTGACTTAATGGGTTTTGAGTTTTGTTTTCAAAACTGGATGACTGCTTGCTAGATTCTGCCCAGAAGTCACGGAGCATCTTGAACTGTAAACTGTTCATACCTTCTCCTGTGGCTGTCTTCTCTATCCTGTCTCGTAGTGGAAGAACCGTAAAATTAGCACTTTCTGCCTCTGATTCTGTCCCGATGGATCTAAGATCATATTCTGATTTGGTGAACCTTTTATTCAGCTTTGTAGATGTCGCAGATGAGTTTGCTGCTGttgatttattatatatgttcGATTGCAGTTTCTCTCTTTCCCAGAATGATTTGAGCTCCTTGATCCTTTCTGCATTGTTATTTTGCTGCTGGTTGCTTTGCTTGGCTAATGGGACTGGATTTTGTTGCTGGGATTGAACACCAGATGTTGGTGGAGGTTTTAGCTGTGATTCTTTTTCCTCTGTCTTTACCTTTGGGTCCAGCTCTAGTACTGCTGCAGTTGTACATCCTTCCATTGTACTATTCCTATTTCCTTCAATATTTTCATCGCTGTGGTCTCCAACACTCTGAAGTCTAAAATCTTGTGAAGATGAGCATTTTTGGCCCAAACATTTGGTAACATCTTTGTCTGAGAGAGCCATTATGTCTTTTATCTGATTTATATTGCTTGATGGTGTTTGCATGTCTTTAGCTTTAtctctgtcttttttatttaaatgctcATAGCTGATGTTATCAGCTTGTATCTCACCAACATTTGAAATGTCCTTCACATGAGAtttgttcacatgttttttGTTCTCAGTTACTGAATACTTTGGACTTATGTCAACTTTGGTTGGTTCCTCTTCAACCCCAGTCACCTTCCTGCCATCATTACGTTGGACAATAGTTTCCTTTTCAGAAATTAGGTTCGGTTTGCTCACTAGAACTGGTGCCTTAATGATACCTTGATCCCACTGTGATTGCAAATTGGTAACTTTTGGTGACTGACTCACTTCTTGCAGTTCATGTTGAGTGGGTTTAGTCTTCTCATCATttctgctgttttcttttttgctagCAGTCTCCAGCACGTTCTCTTTTGGACTTGGTTTTTCAGAGTCCAACAGTCTATTAATGGTATCCTGTGATGATCTGTGCCTGAATAGATTAGAAGATCCCATGGCAGAAAATTCTTCCGCGTTCAATGGCTTAGTGTGATCACTTAGATCCTGAACATTCTGAAAATTCATAAAAGGCTCTTTCTTATCCACGTTCAACTCTACTGCTAAATCTCTATCTTTTAAAAATCCATCATTTGTCATATCCTCATCCCGATGTTTTGGTATGATCAAATACACATTGTTCTCTGCTTTGGGTCTTAAATTGATCTCATTTTCAAAGTCAATGTCTTCAATCTTGATATCATCTTCAGTGTCTGGAATAAAGCCCTCACAGTCAAGTTTATCACTGCTGTCTGAACTCCTGCTGAACCATTCAAGAACTTTAGCAATGGAGTTTCCTTGCTCTTCAGCAGCTTTGGGAGAATAGGGGTTGACCAGAAGAGGATCTTTGCAGTCCTTTGTCTTCATGTTAGTGTCTCGAGTTATCTTTATATCAAACGGACATGGCATGTCGTCACTTTCACATGCCACGCGGGAAGGATTAGTCTTATTGGAGGCATCAGTTGGGTTGGTGGCTTCATACACCGGTTGATCTGTAAAATCCAATATATcattgaaaaagaaagaactaTGAGACATTCTATTAGTCTAAAACAACAAGCAATCATTCATAGACCGTGTGTGAAGACCAGTGTTGAGGATGGTATATGTTGCAGCTAAGCTACAGATAAATAACACTTTTGATAAAGTAACTAGTTACACTACAAGCCAGTATAAAAGTAGCTTAGTACACTGAGCTGAAAATCTATTTTAATTGTGCAGCTTTTTAATCacagtaaataatttttattgcTTTTGACAGACGGAGTAACTTGCATTTTATACACCAATTGAGGGTTATGGGTCTTACTCAAGGGTCCAGCAATGGCAGACCGGGGATTTGAACCAACAACCAGCCAATCATTTGTCCAGTGCTTTAACtactaagctactacatccccTCATTGTGTATTAAGAAGCAGATAGAAGCAACCGGAAAACTGGATCGTTCCAATTCTCTTTGTTTAACTAGTTTCTGGTTATATCTGACTAGCTAGTTAATATTATTGGGCATACAGTAATaagtaaattattaaattaaatagctGCAATTGGTGCAACATGATAATAATGCTTCACATCATTGGATGCTCTTTCATATTAAGTTAAACCTTACTTGAGATCACGTTCATGATCCATTCAAAAGTTAGCTATTTTGTTCAATCGCTGCTTCTTATTACTTTAATCTCATTCATTTCAACAGAAAATATCCATCACCTAATGTTTTCACTTCTGATCAACCTCATAACCAGCTAGTTAGTCAACAACATTAGATACCCACCTTCATGTGACTGTGATTTACTATAAATTCGCGTGTTTAAAGACTTAAATACACTCACCGGTGTTCTTTTTACACTAATTATAATTAGATAATTATTGAATTTGGATAAATACAATAGATTGAATATTGTGACTTGTTGAATTCAAAAGTAATACAGTataatgcaacaaaaaaaagctagTTGGCTCATTTCTTGTAGCTAGTTTCTCCCCAACACTGGTGAAAACACACCATAATCTTATAatgaaatgttattaaaaagtagaaatataaaaaatctgtaataaaatattttttaaagcagaacGATATAGTTAATTGTACCTTTAACGCCCAAAGGACAGTCTAATTTTTCTTCTGTCTTTACATCTTCCCTCTTCAGGTCCTCTTTGTCCTGGTTCTTCAGTGAGATTTGAGGGGTTATGCTCTCATTTAATGGTTTGACTAACAAGGATTCAAATGGTGACTTGGCCCTTATTCTAGGAATGGAGAGAGGATCCTTCACCATTCCATcc
The window above is part of the Hemibagrus wyckioides isolate EC202008001 linkage group LG17, SWU_Hwy_1.0, whole genome shotgun sequence genome. Proteins encoded here:
- the sytl2b gene encoding synaptotagmin-like protein 2 isoform X3, with translation MQKLATTRHLQKQGPEEGKLKYITGEWFYEVKSQRHQDKIHGSDIIMASMKQKKPMTVEFLTQSWRERASKTNNDLMTPQPKSTDNPNERRPTETQQESRNRQRHNPFNNMPMELDFDETNGASVPETKNPPAEVTPSLENHEDLEIEAKTKIFDISQETIPRLKPVPKKRTKIFKVQNSDSTSSISTQSVSTNSSVSTQSVSTNSSVSTQSVSTSSSTSPVSTQSISTNTDSRSTLSTQSMSTNSEIRSPPPKGILKHSSSCDSSTKSRLLQPRKSLNMVSTKSGHEHILEENAVTQESIEESFLNFKDKEPPKSTFPPSRLPVRSPVLLNNPTQTSKEKPKIQPRLSLSSSTQSNDEQKTADVLDTKQKCENRLISAEPEKQNKADGMVKDPLSIPRIRAKSPFESLLVKPLNESITPQISLKNQDKEDLKREDVKTEEKLDCPLGVKDQPVYEATNPTDASNKTNPSRVACESDDMPCPFDIKITRDTNMKTKDCKDPLLVNPYSPKAAEEQGNSIAKVLEWFSRSSDSSDKLDCEGFIPDTEDDIKIEDIDFENEINLRPKAENNVYLIIPKHRDEDMTNDGFLKDRDLAVELNVDKKEPFMNFQNVQDLSDHTKPLNAEEFSAMGSSNLFRHRSSQDTINRLLDSEKPSPKENVLETASKKENSRNDEKTKPTQHELQEVSQSPKVTNLQSQWDQGIIKAPVLVSKPNLISEKETIVQRNDGRKVTGVEEEPTKVDISPKYSVTENKKHVNKSHVKDISNVGEIQADNISYEHLNKKDRDKAKDMQTPSSNINQIKDIMALSDKDVTKCLGQKCSSSQDFRLQSVGDHSDENIEGNRNSTMEGCTTAAVLELDPKVKTEEKESQLKPPPTSGVQSQQQNPVPLAKQSNQQQNNNAERIKELKSFWEREKLQSNIYNKSTAANSSATSTKLNKRFTKSEYDLRSIGTESEAESANFTVLPLRDRIEKTATGEGMNSLQFKMLRDFWAESSKQSSSFENKTQNPLSQEVKHAKTHKEVSQFELVDASPNQADRVSSREKTAVIYPDIGTTANSPTEPDVLRSSHCPQPKSGSKLSPKDTSSPRTQGMLNKEFRNQTRSSGKGTLNGRANSLRRATSMFAINVESEGEDLPSQSRKVSDVVLPQTTESTVLPSTKTPEVNLQVKKSPEMTKSKHKATDRSVSEDPDSQPLARSFVPRDYQHYLGITENRGKHISPQGTEQKSELVCTSFQTGGSVRCCPEKADVPIDDAELCTKRGSWGLRPSAHTSEVVKPMTLNRDESFSGTSANSTEVSLVQEVLRRASTRPVYHKSLEDITAVPRQSKKSKHMDDFMPSSYAISSTPSPSSSSFSDKERLRKISKSVPSFLDNENDGDESESECSSHSGKHWKNSSPQAELNNNSRMATVSSMSGSIMSISSVDFGNIEVQGAIQFSINYVQKLREFHIFVVQCQNLAAVDVKRNRSDPYVKSYLIPDTANLGKRKTSVKKKTLNPTYNEILRYRVRMEYLKSQILNLSVWHNDTFGRNSFLGEAEIDLSKWDFEGPRINSLPLKPRNTSSVLSTEERGEMRLAMRFLPHISLSKSALGSGEIHIWVRDCKNLPLIRGVTINPYVKCYVLPDTSKKSCQKTRVLKRTASPVFNHTMVYDGFRTEDLKEACVELTVWDRDRLADHLVGGLRLGLGTGQSYGTKVDWMDSMAKEVALWQRMMDSPNEWVEDVLPLRLVTVAKNSLK